The proteins below come from a single Cervus canadensis isolate Bull #8, Minnesota chromosome 2, ASM1932006v1, whole genome shotgun sequence genomic window:
- the C2H1orf122 gene encoding uncharacterized protein C1orf122 homolog produces the protein MEWGPGSDWSRGEAAGVDRGKAGLGLGGRPPPQPPRDERAQQLLDAVEQRQRQLLDTIAACEEMLRQLGRRRPEPAGGGVSAHPGLGLGAWGGSSASSWVHSHFILAEGSAELGNVADE, from the exons ATGGAATGGGGCCCGGGCTCAGACTGGTCACGGGG GGAGGCTGCCGGCGTGGACCGTGGGAAGGCGGGGCTGGGGCTCGGCGGGAGGCCACCCCCGCAGCCGCCCCGGGATGAGCGCGCCCAGCAGCTGCTGGACGCCGTGGAGCAGCGGCAGCGGCAGCTCCTGGACACCATCGCCGCCTGCGAGGAGATGCTGCGGCAGCTGGGCCGCCGGCGCCCGGAGCCGGCTGGTGGCGGGGTCAGTGCCCACCCCGGGCTgggcctgggag CCTGGGGAGGCAGCTCGGCTAGCAGCTGGGTTCACTCCCACTTCATCCTGGCTGAAGGCAGTGCTGAGCTCGGAAATGTAGCCGACGAATGA
- the YRDC gene encoding yrdC domain-containing protein, mitochondrial: protein MSPARPCRGLRAAVAASMGLSEGPAGSARSGRLLRPPSPAPGARLLRLPGSGAVRAANPERGGWTEALRAAVAELRAGAVVAVPTDTLYGLACSASCSEALGAVYRVKGRSETKPLAVCLGRVADVYRYCHVRVPEGLLKDLLPGPVTLVMERSEELNKDLNPFTPLVGIRIPDHAFMQDLAQVFGGPLALTSANLSSQSSSLNVEEFQDLWPHLSLIIDGGPIGDGQSPECRLGSTVVDLSVPGKFGIIRPGCALESTSAILQEYGLLPSHGSCL from the exons ATGTCTCCGGCACGTCCGTGCAGGGGGCTGAGGGCCGCGGTGGCTGCCAGCATGGGGTTGAGCGAGGGGCCGGCGGGCTCAGCCCGGAGCGGGCGCCTCCTTCGCCCGCCAAGCCCGGCGCCGGGGGCCCGGCTGTTGCGGCTCCCGGGGAGCGGGGCCGTGCGGGCCGCAAACCCGGAGCGCGGCGGCTGGACCGAGGCGCTGCGGGCCGCCGTGGCCGAGCTGCGCGCCGGCGCCGTGGTGGCCGTCCCCACCGATACGCTGTACGGCCTGGCCTGCTCGGCGAGCTGTTCGGAAGCACTGGGCGCCGTGTACCGTGTCAAGGGCCGCAGCGAGACCAAGCCGCTGGCCGTATGCCTGGGCCGCGTGGCCGACGTCTACAG GTACTGCCATGTGAGAGTACCCGAGGGGCTCCTGAAGGACCTGTTGCCAGGACCAGTGACCCTGGTAATGGAACGCTCAGAGGAGCTCAACAAGGACCTGAATCCTTTCACTCCT CTTGTAGGCATCCGGATTCCTGACCACGCCTTCATGCAGGACTTGGCCCAGGTGTTTGGGGGGCCACTCGCGCTCACCAGTGCCAACCTCAGCTCCCAGTCCAGCTCTCTGAATGTTGAG GAATTCCAGGACCTGTGGCCTCACTTGTCCTTGATCATTGATGGGGGACCCATTGGGGACGGCCAGAGCCCAGAGTGTCGATTAGGCTCAACTGTAGTTGACTTGTCTGTGCCTGGAAAGTTTGGCATCATTCGTCCTGGTtg TGCCCTTGAAAGTACTTCAGCCATCCTCCAGGAGTACGGGCTGCTCCCCTCACATGGATCCTGCTTGTGA
- the MANEAL gene encoding glycoprotein endo-alpha-1,2-mannosidase-like protein isoform X1, protein MARRRRRACIALFLVLLFAFGTLMGLRTLKAPDGLPALGPGLELAPFERHPEGAPAPAARAPAAPAAPPPPPPRTAGPGSSPGPAPAEAEPAPGQSLRVYSDLHAFYYSWYGSPGREGHYIHWDHVMVPHWDPKISASYPRGRHTPPDDLGSSFYPELGPYSSRDPDVLREHMTQLKEAAIGVLVLSWYPPGMADDNGEPSDDLVPAILDTAHQYNIQVAFHIQPYKGRDDITLHDNIKYIIDTYGSHGAFYRYKNSMGRSLPLFYIYDSYLTSPEAWAHLLTPSGPHSIRNTPYDGVFIALLVEEGHTHDILAAGFDGMYTYFASNGFSFGSSHQNWKAVKNFCDANNLMFIPSVGPGYIDTSIRPWNNHNTRNRVNGKYYETALQAALTVRPEIVSITSFNEWHEGTQIEKAIPKKTPTRLYLDYLPHQPSLYLELTRRWAEHFVKEKEQWLM, encoded by the exons ATGGCCCGGCGGCGGCGCCGCGCCTGCATCGCGCTGTTCTTGGTGCTGCTCTTCGCCTTCGGCACTCTCATGGGCCTCCGCACGCTCAAGGCTCCGGACGGACTCCCGGCGCTGGGCCCGGGCCTGGAGCTGGCGCCCTTTGAACGACACCCGGAGGGGGCCCCCGCGCCGGCCGCCCGGGCCCCGGCCGCCcccgccgcgccgccgccgccgccgccccgcaCCGCGGGCCCGGGCAGCTCCCCAGGGCCGGCCCCAGCGGAGGCCGAACCCGCCCCGGGGCAGAGTCTGCGCGTCTACTCGGACCTGCACGCCTTCTACTACTCGTGGTACGGGAGCCCCGGGCGCGAAGGCCACTACATCCACTGGGACCACGTCATGGTGCCGCACTGGGACCCCAAGATCTCGGCCAGCTACCCCCGCGGCCGCCACACTCCTCCTGATGACTTGGGCTCCAGTTTCTACCCGGAGCTGGGGCCCTACAGCTCCCGGGACCCCGACGTGCTACGGGAGCACATGACCCAGCTGAAGGAAGCCGCCATCG GCGTCCTGGTCCTGTCCTGGTACCCACCCGGCATGGCTGATGATAACGGGGAACCCTCAGATGACCTGGTGCCTGCCATTCTGGACACCGCCCATCAGTACAACATCCAG GTGGCCTTCCACATCCAACCCTACAAGGGCCGAGATGACATCACTCTGCATGACAACATCAAGTACATTATTGACAC GTATGGCTCCCACGGTGCGTTTTACCGCTACAAGAACAGCATGGGTAGGAGCCTCCCACTCTTTTATATCTACGATTCCTACCTGACGTCCCCTGAGGCCTGGGCCCACCTCCTGACACCAAGCGGGCCCCACTCAATCCGCAACACCCCCTATGATGGGGTCTTCATAGCACTGCTGGTGGAGGAGGGCCACACCCATGACATCCTGGCCGCTGGATTTGATGGCATGTACACCTACTTCGCCTCCAACGGTTTCTCCTTCGGCTCCTCCCATCAGAACTGGAAAGCTGTGAAGAACTTTTGCGATGCCAACAACCTCATGTTCATTCCCAGCGTGGGGCCTGGCTACATTGACACCAGCATCAGGCCTTGGAACAACCACAATACGCGGAACAGGGTCAATGGCAAGTACTATGAGACGGCCCTGCAGGCAGCCCTGACTGTGAGGCCCGAGATTGTCTCTATCACCTCTTTCAATGAGTGGCACGAGGGCACCCAGATTGAGAAGGCCATTCCCAAGAAGACGCCGACTCGGCTGTATTTGGACTACCTGCCTCATCAGCCCAGCCTGTACCTGGAGCTGACACGCCGCTGGGCGGAGCACTTCGTCAAAGAGAAGGAGCAGTGGCTGATGTGA
- the MANEAL gene encoding glycoprotein endo-alpha-1,2-mannosidase-like protein isoform X2, translating to MITGNPQMTWCLPFWTPPISTTSRYGSHGAFYRYKNSMGRSLPLFYIYDSYLTSPEAWAHLLTPSGPHSIRNTPYDGVFIALLVEEGHTHDILAAGFDGMYTYFASNGFSFGSSHQNWKAVKNFCDANNLMFIPSVGPGYIDTSIRPWNNHNTRNRVNGKYYETALQAALTVRPEIVSITSFNEWHEGTQIEKAIPKKTPTRLYLDYLPHQPSLYLELTRRWAEHFVKEKEQWLM from the exons ATGATAACGGGGAACCCTCAGATGACCTGGTGCCTGCCATTCTGGACACCGCCCATCAGTACAACATCCAG GTATGGCTCCCACGGTGCGTTTTACCGCTACAAGAACAGCATGGGTAGGAGCCTCCCACTCTTTTATATCTACGATTCCTACCTGACGTCCCCTGAGGCCTGGGCCCACCTCCTGACACCAAGCGGGCCCCACTCAATCCGCAACACCCCCTATGATGGGGTCTTCATAGCACTGCTGGTGGAGGAGGGCCACACCCATGACATCCTGGCCGCTGGATTTGATGGCATGTACACCTACTTCGCCTCCAACGGTTTCTCCTTCGGCTCCTCCCATCAGAACTGGAAAGCTGTGAAGAACTTTTGCGATGCCAACAACCTCATGTTCATTCCCAGCGTGGGGCCTGGCTACATTGACACCAGCATCAGGCCTTGGAACAACCACAATACGCGGAACAGGGTCAATGGCAAGTACTATGAGACGGCCCTGCAGGCAGCCCTGACTGTGAGGCCCGAGATTGTCTCTATCACCTCTTTCAATGAGTGGCACGAGGGCACCCAGATTGAGAAGGCCATTCCCAAGAAGACGCCGACTCGGCTGTATTTGGACTACCTGCCTCATCAGCCCAGCCTGTACCTGGAGCTGACACGCCGCTGGGCGGAGCACTTCGTCAAAGAGAAGGAGCAGTGGCTGATGTGA